ACAACAAACTCACGTTCCTTTTTTATAATTGACGAACAATGCTTGTAAATGGAAATGTATCCATTTTCATGCTGAATAATAATTTTGTTTCCGTCATCTAAAGTATAATCTGCAAATATTATTAAGCCTCCGGATGCAGCAAAAATTGATGAACCACTTGAAACTGCAAAATCAATTCCAAAATGCCCTTCATCTGGTTTAAATTCGTTAATAATTATTCCATTACTCGGTTTGATAAAAATACTTTTATCTTCACTTTGATTCAAGAATATTTTATCAATTAATGAATTAAAAACATGTAATAAATTTCCGCCATATGGTAAATTTTTATATGGTTCGTATTTTAAACTATCATAAATTGCATCGGAAGTATCTATTGAATCTGAAGTTGCGAGCAAATAAGCATATTTTAATTTTTTATTTGTGGAGGAAATTGATTCTAATTCCTTAGTAAGGAACATAATTTTTTTCTCTAACTCCACAGTTTTTTCTGCTTGATTTTTCAATTGACTATTTTCATAATAAAAA
The nucleotide sequence above comes from Ignavibacteriota bacterium. Encoded proteins:
- a CDS encoding M23 family metallopeptidase, with product MKINFKELLKTSIYITPDIFSHETIRYKFRLTQILLYVLTFAIFIMLFTILLLSVTPLRNVVFYYENSQLKNQAEKTVELEKKIMFLTKELESISSTNKKLKYAYLLATSDSIDTSDAIYDSLKYEPYKNLPYGGNLLHVFNSLIDKIFLNQSEDKSIFIKPSNGIIINEFKPDEGHFGIDFAVSSGSSIFAASGGLIIFADYTLDDGNKIIIQHENGYISIYKHCSSIIKKEREFVVQGEIIGLSGNTGKNTTGPHLHFEIWKLGKPVNPKEFFIK